A genomic region of Solanum dulcamara chromosome 2, daSolDulc1.2, whole genome shotgun sequence contains the following coding sequences:
- the LOC129881062 gene encoding protein LIGHT-DEPENDENT SHORT HYPOCOTYLS 1-like — MDFVTTQGNNFTTSGNNMVQGTNFIAKSTTMTASSVPPLSRYENQKRRDWNTFCQYVRNHHPPLSLPHCSGGHVLEFLRYLDQFGKTKVHNQNCPFFGLRNPPAPCPCPLRQAWGSLDALIGRLRAAYEENGGKPEMNPFGSRNVRLFLREVRDFQSKSRGVSYEKTRKRSSSSTNNNKHKIKVVVDNGDCNTGATFRGHTNIGNNN, encoded by the exons atggATTTTGTCACAACACAAGGAAATAATTTCACTACATCTGGTAACAACATGGTTCAAGGTACAAACTTTATTGCCAAGAGTACTACCATGACTGCATCCTCGGTTCCTCCATTGAGTCGATATGAGAATCAGAAACGTCGCGATTGGAACACGTTTTGCCAGTATGTTAGGAACCACCACCCCCCTCTTTCACTTCCTCACTGTAGTGGTGGACATGTCTTAGAATTCCTCAG ATACCTGGACCAGTTCGGAAAGACCAAAGTCCACAACCAAAATTGTCCATTTTTTGGGCTACGAAATCCACCAGCACCTTGCCCTTGTCCATTAAGGCAAGCATGGGGGAGTCTTGATGCACTAATTGGTAGACTTAGAGCTGCTTATGAAGAAAATGGTGGGAAGCCAGAAATGAATCCATTTGGATCAAGAAATGTGAGGCTATTTTTAAGAGAAGTGAGGGATTTTCAATCTAAATCAAGAGGGGTTAGTTATGAAAAGACAAGGAAGAggtcatcatcatcaacaaataataataagcatAAAATAAAAGTGGTGGTTGATAATGGTGATTGTAATACGGGTGCAACTTTCCGCGGACACACAAATATTGGTAATAATAATTGA